In one Agrobacterium tumefaciens genomic region, the following are encoded:
- a CDS encoding M81 family metallopeptidase — MRIAVGGIHTECSTYSPVLMRQEDFRVFRGAELLEAEYFNFLGGSGAEVLPLLHARAVPGGPVSRVAYEAFKAEFLERLRASLPLDGLYLAMHGAMNVEGMDDAEGDWISSARAVVGPDVIISASYDLHGNVSQTIIDQLDIFAGYRTAPHIDVRETMVRAWTMLLKALKTGEKPGVAWAKIPILLPGEKTSTEDEPTKSLYAVLPDHDARPGIWDANFMIGYVWADEPRATSCAVVTGTDREAAQAVASEIAQSYWNARQDFRFGPVTEPLDAILDIAAKTTTGPIILADSGDNPTGGGVGDRADVLAALIARNWQGALLGGITDGPAVEACFAAGEDATLSLKIGGSLDPESPSVTAEARVLKLDDPGATDQRQAVVGIGGITVILAARRRPYHMISDFTRLGFDLKTVRLLVVKSGYLSPELAPIANPNLMALTEGVINQDIENLPNRRRDGDFYPWKPHFDYIPKPILSARWR; from the coding sequence ATGCGTATTGCCGTTGGTGGTATTCATACCGAATGCAGCACCTACTCGCCGGTGCTGATGCGCCAGGAGGACTTTCGCGTTTTTCGCGGCGCGGAGCTGCTGGAAGCCGAGTATTTCAACTTTCTCGGCGGGAGCGGGGCGGAAGTATTGCCACTTCTGCATGCGCGGGCGGTGCCGGGCGGCCCCGTGTCGCGTGTGGCCTATGAGGCGTTCAAGGCGGAGTTTCTCGAACGTTTGAGAGCCTCGTTGCCGCTTGACGGGCTTTATCTCGCGATGCACGGCGCGATGAATGTCGAAGGCATGGACGATGCCGAGGGGGACTGGATTTCCAGCGCCCGCGCCGTGGTCGGGCCGGATGTGATTATTTCTGCGAGCTACGACCTGCATGGCAATGTTAGCCAGACGATCATCGATCAGCTCGATATTTTCGCCGGCTACCGAACCGCGCCGCATATCGATGTGCGCGAGACGATGGTGCGGGCGTGGACGATGCTGCTTAAGGCGCTGAAGACGGGCGAGAAGCCTGGTGTGGCCTGGGCGAAAATCCCCATTCTGCTGCCGGGTGAAAAGACATCCACGGAAGATGAACCCACAAAAAGCCTCTATGCCGTTCTGCCGGATCATGATGCCCGGCCCGGCATATGGGATGCGAATTTCATGATCGGCTATGTCTGGGCCGACGAACCAAGGGCGACGTCCTGTGCGGTGGTGACGGGGACAGACAGGGAGGCCGCGCAGGCGGTTGCCAGTGAGATCGCGCAATCCTACTGGAATGCCCGGCAGGATTTCCGTTTCGGGCCGGTGACTGAGCCGCTCGACGCCATTCTCGATATTGCGGCAAAAACGACCACCGGTCCGATCATTCTCGCGGATTCGGGCGACAATCCGACCGGCGGCGGGGTGGGCGATCGCGCCGATGTTCTGGCGGCGCTGATTGCGCGCAACTGGCAGGGCGCGTTGCTGGGCGGCATCACCGACGGGCCAGCGGTCGAAGCCTGTTTTGCGGCGGGCGAGGATGCGACGCTTTCCCTGAAAATCGGCGGCAGTCTCGATCCCGAGAGCCCATCCGTCACCGCCGAAGCCAGGGTCCTGAAACTGGACGATCCAGGTGCTACGGATCAGCGGCAGGCGGTGGTCGGCATCGGTGGCATTACCGTTATTCTGGCCGCCAGGCGCAGGCCCTATCACATGATTTCGGATTTCACCCGTTTGGGCTTCGATCTGAAGACGGTGAGGCTGCTGGTCGTCAAGTCAGGTTATCTTTCGCCGGAGCTTGCGCCGATCGCCAATCCCAATCTGATGGCGCTGACGGAGGGGGTTATCAATCAGGATATCGAAAATCTTCCCAATCGCCGCCGGGACGGCGATTTTTACCCATGGAAGCCGCATTTCGACTATATCCCGAAACCCATCCTTTCTGCCCGCTGGCGATGA
- a CDS encoding beta-N-acetylhexosaminidase: protein MALAHYRLENSWHPLAESASGGFTFTLVNLSREPLKDFRIVYTSLTRTVDKPVCGNAVYLRRNANFHEFAPPPGFVLEAGKSWRFTVDGLLRPARHRTDGAKSAYISLADGTHRAVDVGDLMLDGRHSEPAPVLLPEGKLDLPFAIQPWPAEIDAEPGEGFPVALYPADNAKAEEVLAVETVLSLFRRLFAVGHVPFSLAPVHEGKPLRFKQHSGLEAEGYRLSFSDEAVVVEYSAAAGLQYGLTVLAQLLHGARVDPKFRFPASGSIGDAPRYSWRGCHLDVSRQFYPTGDVVRLIDILAWLRMNRFHWHLTDDEAWRLEIKAYPLLTTVGATRGPDGPLLPQLGNGAEPVSGYYSQEDVRKVVAHAAALNVEIVPEVDIPGHSTAALVAYPDLTDGQEAPDSYRSVQGYPNNALNPAIEPTYEFLGKIFDEMVELFPSRLIHIGGDEVADGSWLASPLAKTLMEKEGLDGTFGIQSYFMKRIQGMLHERGRQLAGWDEVSHGGGVDPAGTLLMAWQKPEVGLELAKQGYDVVMTPGQAYYLDMVQDEAWQEPGASWAGTVPPSHTYAYEAVGDFPEELKERMKGVQACIWSEHFLNRAYFNHLVFPRLPAIAEAAWTPKAQKDWLRFSAIVPLNPVY from the coding sequence CGAGCCGCTGAAGGACTTTCGCATCGTCTACACATCCCTCACCCGGACGGTGGACAAGCCGGTTTGCGGCAATGCCGTTTATCTGCGCCGCAATGCCAATTTCCACGAATTTGCGCCGCCGCCCGGTTTCGTGCTCGAGGCCGGTAAATCCTGGCGTTTCACCGTCGATGGCTTGCTGAGGCCAGCCCGCCATCGCACGGATGGTGCGAAATCCGCTTATATCAGCCTTGCCGACGGCACGCATCGTGCGGTCGATGTCGGTGACCTGATGCTGGATGGGCGTCACAGCGAGCCAGCACCGGTTCTGCTTCCCGAAGGGAAGCTCGACCTGCCTTTCGCCATCCAGCCCTGGCCTGCTGAAATCGATGCCGAACCGGGCGAGGGCTTTCCCGTCGCGCTTTACCCGGCGGATAATGCGAAGGCTGAGGAAGTACTTGCGGTGGAAACCGTGCTTTCGCTGTTCCGCAGGCTTTTTGCCGTGGGACACGTGCCTTTCAGCCTTGCGCCCGTTCATGAGGGAAAACCGCTTCGTTTCAAACAGCATAGCGGGCTGGAAGCGGAAGGTTATCGCCTGTCTTTCTCGGATGAGGCCGTCGTCGTGGAATATTCGGCCGCTGCCGGCCTGCAATATGGCCTGACGGTTCTGGCGCAATTGCTGCATGGTGCGCGTGTCGATCCCAAATTCCGTTTCCCGGCTTCCGGCAGCATCGGCGATGCGCCGCGTTATAGCTGGCGCGGCTGCCATCTGGATGTCTCGCGGCAATTCTATCCGACTGGCGATGTCGTACGGCTTATCGATATCCTCGCATGGCTGCGCATGAACCGGTTCCATTGGCACTTGACCGATGACGAGGCGTGGCGGCTTGAAATCAAGGCCTATCCGCTGCTGACCACCGTCGGCGCGACACGCGGGCCGGATGGGCCGCTTCTGCCGCAGCTCGGCAACGGCGCCGAACCGGTGTCCGGTTATTACAGCCAGGAGGATGTACGCAAGGTCGTTGCACATGCGGCGGCTTTGAACGTCGAAATCGTTCCGGAGGTTGATATACCCGGCCACAGCACGGCGGCTCTCGTCGCCTATCCGGATCTGACGGACGGGCAGGAAGCGCCGGACAGCTACCGTTCGGTACAGGGCTATCCCAACAATGCGCTCAACCCGGCCATCGAGCCGACCTACGAGTTCCTCGGCAAGATATTCGACGAGATGGTGGAGTTGTTCCCCTCGCGGCTGATCCACATCGGTGGCGACGAGGTTGCGGATGGTTCCTGGCTTGCCTCGCCGCTTGCCAAAACGTTGATGGAAAAGGAAGGGCTCGACGGTACCTTCGGCATCCAGTCCTATTTCATGAAGCGCATCCAGGGGATGCTGCATGAGCGTGGCCGCCAGCTTGCCGGCTGGGACGAGGTTTCGCATGGCGGCGGTGTGGATCCGGCGGGAACATTGCTGATGGCATGGCAGAAGCCGGAAGTTGGCCTTGAGCTTGCAAAGCAGGGTTATGACGTGGTGATGACGCCCGGACAGGCCTATTATCTCGACATGGTGCAGGATGAAGCCTGGCAGGAGCCCGGTGCAAGCTGGGCCGGCACCGTTCCGCCTTCGCACACCTATGCCTATGAGGCGGTTGGCGATTTTCCAGAGGAGTTGAAGGAACGGATGAAGGGCGTTCAGGCCTGCATCTGGTCCGAACATTTCCTCAACCGCGCTTATTTCAACCATCTGGTTTTCCCAAGACTGCCGGCCATCGCAGAGGCGGCATGGACGCCGAAAGCGCAGAAAGACTGGCTGAGGTTTTCCGCCATCGTTCCCCTCAATCCGGTTTATTGA